The Halobacterium litoreum genome includes a region encoding these proteins:
- the priS gene encoding DNA primase small subunit PriS produces the protein MEERTRAYLRGRFGDFYRRADVTLPPRADDREWGYIPWTSGPDTTMVRHKSTLDLGNTAAFLERERPRHVYFSAGFYEQPGASTMGEKEWLGSDLVFDLDADHLPRVTLGEDSYAQMLAKCKDALYRLLDFLETDFGFEDLTVTFSGGRGYHVHVRDDGVHDLEREQRREIVDYVRGNELDLDSLIREEVVDGRGLKNPTEKRTLPADGGWGRRVTNRLGEFADDLLERDEDDAVAELADMDGVGEKSARAIYNVVQNNTEAVRAGNVDVHPAFLKVARKYVAETVEAENAPIDEPVTTDTNRLIRLPGTLHGGSGLRVRRLTREQLDDFDPLVDAVPETFVGHDITVDVQDERTLELMGETLTVEPGVVSVPEYAGVFLMARGTAEKAKE, from the coding sequence ATGGAGGAACGAACGCGAGCGTACCTACGGGGTCGGTTCGGCGACTTCTATCGCCGGGCGGACGTGACGCTCCCGCCGCGGGCGGACGACCGCGAGTGGGGGTACATCCCGTGGACGAGCGGGCCGGACACGACGATGGTCCGGCACAAGTCCACGCTCGACCTCGGGAACACCGCGGCGTTCCTCGAACGCGAACGCCCCCGCCACGTCTACTTCTCGGCGGGGTTCTACGAGCAGCCGGGCGCGTCCACGATGGGCGAGAAGGAGTGGCTCGGCTCCGATTTGGTCTTCGACCTGGACGCCGACCACCTGCCGCGCGTGACGCTCGGCGAGGACTCCTACGCCCAAATGCTGGCGAAGTGCAAGGACGCGCTCTACCGCCTGCTGGACTTCCTCGAGACGGACTTCGGCTTCGAGGATTTGACGGTGACGTTCTCGGGCGGCCGCGGCTACCACGTTCACGTCCGCGACGACGGGGTCCACGACCTCGAGCGCGAGCAGCGACGGGAAATCGTGGACTACGTGCGCGGGAACGAACTCGACCTCGACTCCCTCATCCGGGAGGAAGTCGTCGACGGGCGCGGCCTGAAGAACCCGACCGAGAAGCGCACGCTCCCCGCGGACGGCGGTTGGGGGCGGCGCGTCACGAATCGCCTCGGCGAGTTCGCCGACGACCTGCTCGAGCGCGACGAGGACGACGCCGTCGCCGAACTCGCGGACATGGACGGCGTCGGCGAGAAGTCCGCGCGCGCCATCTACAACGTCGTCCAGAACAACACGGAGGCAGTGAGGGCCGGGAACGTGGACGTCCATCCGGCGTTCCTCAAAGTCGCCCGCAAGTACGTCGCTGAGACCGTCGAGGCCGAGAACGCGCCCATCGACGAACCCGTGACGACGGACACGAACCGCCTCATCCGCCTGCCGGGGACGCTCCACGGCGGCAGCGGCCTGCGCGTGCGCCGGCTCACGCGCGAGCAACTGGACGACTTCGACCCGCTGGTCGACGCCGTCCCCGAGACGTTCGTCGGTCACGACATCACCGTGGACGTACAGGACGAGCGAACGCTCGAACTCATGGGGGAAACGCTTACGGTGGAACCGGGCGTCGTGTCGGTTCCAGAGTACGCGGGCGTCTTCCTGATGGCCCGCGGCACCGCCGAGAAAGCCAAAGAATGA